The DNA sequence AGAAATGAATGTATATTTCCACTATAAGTAGGGAAGATAATATAGAGTTATCTCATTTTCAGTTTGCGGATGacattatcttattttatccaTTAGAGGAAGAGACTATTAGAAACTATAAAAGGCTATTACGGTATTTTGAGTTAATGTTGGAATTAAACATTGATTTTGATAAGTCTAATTTGATACCGATAAATTATCAATAAGAGTGGAGTGAGTACAAAAGACATGTAGGTTGTTGGAATGCAAGGAGGCTATGCTACCAATCAAATACCTTGAAATATACTTGGGTGCGAATCCGAAATTTGTGAAGACATAACAATCGATTATTGACGAAATGGTAGAGAAGCTCAATatgtgaaaaataaagattCTCAATACAGCTGGTAAGCTGGTTCTTATTAATTTGTTATGTATAGTTTGTCAGTTTACTATCTAAATTTATATAAGATGTCCAAGACAGTGGCAGAAAGGTTAATTACACTGCAAAAAAGATTCTTATAGGATAATAAGGAGAATGGGAAAATGGGGTAGCTTTAGTGAAGTGAGAGATAGTGCAAGTAACGAAAAAATTAGGAGGGTCAAGTGTTAATGATGCAGTGATTCAAAATACATTTCTATTGTTTAAATGGTGGTGGGGGGTTTCTAATAAGGATTGTCCGTTTTGGAAGAACATTGTATGATAATGCAATAACTTAAATCTTTCATGAGATGCTTTCAACTGAGACATTACCAACAAGAGGGGTCCATGGAAAAAAATTTGTCATTTTCATATAAAGGAACAATAGATAAAAGACAAGATAATCAATGGTTTGACTTTGGAGTTAGGGGATGTAAGAAGAATTCATTTTTGGGAGGATAGTAGTAAATcgaaagataattttttaaaactgtTTTCggtttcaaataaaaaataatctgtCATAGGAAAGTGTATGTAAGTTTTGGGATGGATTAGAATGAATGTAAAATTTTCAATGGAGAAGGAAACTTGAACTATTAAACCAACTTTATGATATTCTACTATCAGTAAAATCAACAACAGAAAAAAACAGAATTGTGTGAAAGTTTAAAAACAATGGTACATTTTTActaattcatttgtgaattagTGCAAGTCTTGTAAGCAGAAATTTTTGGAGCCTATATATAATTACATCTTTACTAAAGGTGTATAAAAGGCCTTGATGCTATCACGCGTTGagctatttatttaatttattttggttgGTAAAGTTAACACAGAAGGACAAATTGAGTAGATTATGTGTTATCAATCAGAATAACAATGTTTGTGTATTATgtaaaaagaatattaaaaatatcttgATTATGAGTTTACTTAAAAGGTGTGGAATTGGTTGTTAGATTTTGATAGTCGTTAGACTGTTTCAGCTATAATAAagtaacattttaaaaattagattgtGTAAGGATGAGTAAAACAAATAATTGATTAGATTCTTTTTtgtcatttaaaatatttggttAGAAGGAtgaaataaatttctaaaataaaatattaaaaataacaaaaattattgaCAAATTATTTATGTGCTACAAAGAATAAAGTGGTGTAGATCTTTTGAATGGTTGATGacaatatcaaaaataataaaatttatatttttttattttgtttagttttttagtccattttattatgttaaattctttttgttcaaaaataaaataaatagaataaaaatattaaaaatttatataaataaaattaaaaataaaataataatatttttatatctaaCGATGAAACAATTCTAATgcacaaaataatatttttatttaaataatattatttttttacagaatattttataattagaaatgataatattattcaaatttaCAAAGCTCTAACTTGTCTTACCCAATCAGAACGGATAATTATCTAatctatataaaattattaatattattgtttgATATTGTATCATTCTTAAATTTGcgatttaatttatattatgtatataattatggttatggttatataaattttaaaatttaattttatttattaaattttaataattaataaaaacagGTAGAGACGCGACTGGTACTTACAAAGATATATTAGGATATAGATTTTACTAATAGTGGGAGAGGCAAAACAGGTTTTATACAGACTGTTATAGAACAAAACAGAATTTGATAAGACAAAAATTTGCCTCCACCCATCCGATTGCCACCCTATATATTTATAGTTGATCTTGAGTTGGAATTAAGTATACAGTGTTTAATGTAATTTATAATAATGCATATACATAGGTTTCTTGAGGATGACTTTGACACCTACACAGGACAAATGCGAAAGCCTCACGTTTGGGGAGGAGAACCTGAACTTCTTATGTCCTCGCATGTTTTACAGTTAAGTAGACAATTTTATTGTTagcaaaataatttataatttatgtGTCTGTTTATTGCCATGAATTTGttattgatattttatttttatttatatttttaaaattaactttcatacttattattattattattattattattattattattattattattattattatggtaATGGAAAAGATCTATAAAAATTAGGAGTAATTTGAGAATAACATATAATAGGATAGTGACAATATTCACTTTCTAATTTATAATGactctaatattaatatttcattttcttttctagttaaatatttatcttttaacaTACTTATTTTTTCCTATTTTATGCTAAAATTATATGAGGATAAAATATGCTTTTATTTCTAATATATGTATAAGCAAACTACAAGTGATGGTAATTGGTAAGGTAGAATTATATGTTGATGTAATTGATATATGTGTTGTGGTTATAGGATGCCTATAACAGTGGTGATGGAGGATAAGAAATCCAAGAATCTTAAAGTAATAGCTGAATATGGTCAAGAGTATGGTAAGGATAACCCAATTCGTGTTATCTATCACGGTTATGGCCATTATGATGCCTTCAACAATTCCAATAACACTACATATTCGCAGAAATGATTACAACTTTGATAAGCTGCATATATCATATAAATGTGATTAGTGAATTATTAAGATCCCTGTTATATATCTATCCCATCACTAGtgccattatatatatatattttataaaacttAATTTTACCGATTAATAGTTAAATTCCAATAACTTATTTTgctgtaaaaataaaaatcaataagATTATATTTCAGTAACTCATATTTAtatacattttaaatttttatattaccGTTAATTTTGTTACGTGCAGTGATACGAGGAGAGAAATGACGGTTCGAAAATTTAACAAAACATTCTCTTCGTCGGTAGCATAGTCCGAACCGACAAGTAACCCTCCTAATCAaagtttaaattcaaataataaaaataaccgaGAGTTTTTTAACATTGTGTCGTTCTCCTTAGGACGATGCAATTAAGGTGTCAACATTTTCGGTTGTGAGaaaaattgggggttttgaaatcaaagaacgaaagattaaaagaactaaGTAATAAAAGAACTAAAGAACATGATCAAAAAGGTATTTAATGCaattaaaagaaagcaagaTCAAAACTAATGAAAATGCTATAAATGTGTAAAAGAGCCTTGACTTGGGAATGAGAGTTAAGGAATCCTATTATcgtcataaccacaactatggcaACTATGATGAGTCAATCTCGCTTCGTCTACCCCTAAcatcgaggagtaagtcaagcaagcataattgaccttaatctATAAATCTTAGCTAACTCACCAATCACTTGGTGAAAAGCTAGTCTCAATAGAAATAAGAGTCAACTAACTACTCAAGAAACATTCAACCAAACAAATATAAAGCATGGAACATTaaattcatcaatcaaaacttcaagaaactaaaattgcaaTTATAAACAAAGTAACTTGAACCAAAAGAGAAAATATCAAAAGTAATGTAattgaagagaaattaaagagtgcTTACAAGAGAGATGAGCAAAATCCAAAATCAACTTGaactataaaatgctacaatagaaatgaaaaatgaaataaaatccTAAGAGAGTATTCTatctacactactcctacttCTACTATGAAAAATGTAAAAATGAGCTCTAAGTCCTAATCTAAAACCCCATGCTTTGATATGGCTTCATTTCCCTTTGATATAGTATCTCCATTCAACTTCTATCcttccaaaattgggccaaaagGACCCCAAAATCGAAAATCACGTGTTTCATTAATGAATCTACGTGCAGGgacctgtgcgtatgcacagagggttgtgcgcacgcacacaagTTGATTTCCatcttgtgcgcacgcacacatgcTTGTTCGTACGCACACTTGACTGTGTGTGCTTCTCCTTATTTTCTTCATGTGTTCTTCCTTGTTaatgctttcttccactttttcTAGCCAATCTTGCCTATaggacctgaaatcactcaacaaacatgtcacggcatcgaatggcataaaAGTAGAATTAAAATGGTCAGTTTAAGCACAAaaatgcatgttttcacattgAGGTATAATTTagggacaaaacacaaaagtatgctatttaaatggataagtgtgagtttatgtgATACAATCCACTCAAATCAAGTCAAAATATCTCATCAAATAGGGACTCATCAATTTCCACTCACTTAAACAATagtatgtcctcatgctaaCTCAAACAAGGAGAAAGATCAAAGGGGTAATGATTTATTAAATGCAAGTATACTATATATACTATAGTTATCCTATGAGTTTGttgaaaataaacaaacaaatcTTCAAGCAAGAATATGAACATATAGGGCTAAACAATGAAGTAACTCACAATTCTTGTGAATTGATTTGAATTTCAAAATGAAGCACTTGCAAGAATACATGATAAGAAATGTGAAAACATAGAATTGAGTGATCGAACCTCCCGAATGTGTATGCACTCTATCGCTCGGTGTTTAAGGTTTTAATCACTCAagtctcttctaatcatgctttcaaggaTTTGCTTTTCATCTAACCATCAACAATGTATGATGTATGAATGCAAGTATCATGAGGACTTCATAGGGTTGTAATAGGGTTAGGGTTAAAGTGGGATAAATATGGCTAAGTGGACTAGGAAGATTGAATCCTTGATCAATTTAAGTACCCACTCAACCTATATCAATCCAATAAAAAAAGATGCAACCTAACCTTCCATCATTTTCTTTCTCACACATTCATGTATATGCTTTCCATTCATAACAcatatgtattatttatttactcCCTTTTCCCTTTAGGGTGACTTCTGTCCCACTTTTTCTCccccccccctctctctctctctctctctctctctctctctctctctctctaaagcaagaaactaaaatgcatatggtttaaaaATTCTATACATGAATGCAACcactttaaaattttcaaagcATACCCGAAATACTTTCAATCTTTTCTACCAAAGTTCATCCAAAATTCCCCTACACTTAAATAAAATACACTTCtcaacctaagctaatcaaggatacAATCAAGATAAATCATGGTTTTTCACTTAAGGTTGTAATGTACTAAAATCAAACAATGGGGTAAATAAGCCTCAAAGGAGGTTAACAATGATAGTTACAAGGGTATGTCCATGCGGTAAGTGAGTTCAAAACAAAGATTGCCTCAATCATGCTCAATGCATTCAAATAGCAACTATtggaaataaagaatcaagcacaatcaagattacaatcatagaagaGATATAGCACACAATGAACAAAATTTGCGGTTATAAGGTATAACTACTCATTATAGGCTCAAATTTCACAAGGTATTTTGTTCTTAACTAATTTCTATGTTTCACAAAAATAGTTTAAGCAAGTTAAAAggattttccaaatcaattcaTTGGTATGGCCTCAAAACAAAATTCTTGAAAATTCTTGTTGTTTTTCACCAAAGTTATTtcctatatgtatgtatattgTGATGGatgcaaaaaattttcaaaattcttagTTCTTTTTCTAATTATTGTATTCAAAAACCAAAATGCACAATTAGGATCAAAATCAAACTAAGTGCTATGCTATTCACATCATCCAATCACAATCAAAATATGTATATACCGATTAACTAAAAGTGCAATATCTATATACCAAAATAAAGATGCAATGCTAAAGATATAAACATACTAACATATATGCAACTACCAAAGTACTAACTTCTAGTGCATAAGGTAAAGTACTCTAAATCTGCAAAAGCataataaaaagtaaagtaACTAAATGCTAAAGTGTTTAGGAGAGAATTTTTACACAAAAAATAGTAgatcctcccccacacttaaatgcAACATGGTCCTCCGTGCCAAAAAATTGGATAGGGGGTCTAACTCTGCGGTGGTGGGTGCTGTGGTGGCTGGTAAATGATGATGTCCTGGGTCGGTCCTGTGGTGGTCTCAGCTGCTTGCTACTGGACTAGCTAGTCATCTGCCTCAACTGCTGTGTCCGCAGCTGCTACCTCTGCTGCTTCTGCCTCTGCCACTGGCCGTTCAGTCTCATGCTCTAGCTTTGGCTCAGACTCGGGTGTAGCTACAGGAGGTGGACCGGGGTCTCGACCATCCTGTATGGCAGCCAATCACTGAAAGCGGCGCTCACAATGGTGCTTGTGGCGGTGAAGCTCCTGAACGAGCTCATATAATGGCCGTGGTGTAGGGGCAGGTGCTGAAGGTGCTGCTGATGATGAAGGCTCAGTGGTCTTTCTCTTCTTTGGCGGCGGTCCCTCATACTCTCCACGAAGCAGAAATGGATGGGTGCTGATGAGGGTAGACATCCAGTCTCTGGTCTCCGCTTAACCCCAGATAGTGTGGCCAGTCTCGTGATCATCGATGGGAAGGTGATGTTATACTTTTGGTTCGTATACACCTTCCACATCGACTCTCTGATAAAGGGCATAATAGAAATCCTCTTACCTTCCAGAATAGCCCATAGAAGAACTGCCACTCTGACTCTGTTGTGTGTAGCATGCATGCTCGGCAGGATAATCGGCAATGATCTGCTGCCAGATCCTCGCCTTAGGATGTAGATATGAGCATGCAATGCTGAGGGGTACCACTTTCTCTCCCCTACTGTACTCCCACCTGGCCTCAGGTAGGCCAATCTTCTCCAAAACTGCGTCTAACCTGATTTTTTCTTGAATCAGAGACGCAGCTATCTTAATATAATCatcctctctctctagaatgtGCAGAATCTGGAGGAGTGCCTCTAAAGCATGGTTGGAAGTGTCCAACTGCACTCCTCTAAGGAAAACTGACTCGGCGCCCTCGTTGGGTAAATTTTCATAGAATTCCTTGACCATGTGTTCATTGACTTCCACTGGGTCGAATTCTATGAATTTCTATCCATAGTAGTTCAAGCGGTTGGTGATAGCCTCAAAATATTTATCTGGTAAATTCAGCTTCCTTTCATAATGGAAGGTCTTCTTTTCCACTTTTCTATACTGCTTTTGGGCCTTCTCATTAAAGAAAGTATCAGCCTGGTTGCTTGGCGGGATAGTGACAGGAGTCTTGGAAGAAGTTTTCTCCTTTCCCTTACAAAGCATCTTGAAAAAGGAGATAAAACGGAATATATCTTAGGAGAAACAAATATTTAACACAAAAAGCAAAAGAGGGAATAGTCAAAATGCAACATTTAGAGCCATATAATAATTATGACTTAATTGAAGAAAACCGGTTGGAAGAGGTAATATGTTCAAAAGAAAATGTGGTTATCCACAATCAAAAAACCTAAGTAATAATTAAGTGATAAACAAAGAACAATTAAGCTTAGGTAACAGGGAATGAGAGTGAATTGATTTAGAATTTGGTTATTACAATTATGTTTTGAAAGTGTGGGATTTGATAAAAATTTGCAATAAGGCAATAACCCAATTCAACATAAAAGTGGAAACTTATTCATGGCAAAAGTGAGGTAATCATATAAATATAATCCTTGTTCGAAAATCAATAGATTTGATTAAAATCAACTTCAATTGCTCAAAAATATTTCGAGGAACAAGTAATTATATATATGATCATTGCTAATCAGAAACACATGAATAAGTGATATATTCAACTCACTAAGGTAACATGATATACACAAAGTAGATAACGCCAATTGGATAGTCAATTGATTAATCAAAGTGGGAATCGTAGAACTACATTGGTGTTCAAATCACATTAATGACTATTGTGCataataaaaattcaatatcaatCATCATCCAAGATCATAGAAAACTGCACAAGATGAGTTATAATgcctacaacaacaacaacaacaacaacaacaaagtcttGTCCCACTAGGTGGGGTCAGCTACATaaatcaaacgacgccattgtgctTTATCATGTATCATTTCTACGGAGAGAcggtttacatgtagatctcgtttgaccacctcatggatggtcttcttaggtcttcctctgcctttcgccccttgtccatcttccatctcatccaccctcctgattgggtgttctatcggtcttcttctcacatgtctaaaccacctgagacgcgattcaaccatcttttccacaatgggtgctactcaaactctctcccttatatcttcgttccttattttatccaattgcgtatgaccactcatcaatctcaacatcttcatctctgccacactcattTTATGTTTGTGCTCCCCTTTGGcagcccaacactccgtaccaaaaagcatagccggtcttatagtggtgcgatagaatttacttttaagttttaaaggcacttttttgttgcatataaaaccagatgcaatctgccattttgaccaacctgcttggatcctatgatttacatcctgttcaatctctccattatcctgtatgatgcactggtgcacgaaattgtgattcattcttttcacaactcaaacagtccccggtaatggctccaaagacttggtgctcaataccatggtctaaacataatttcacaactttgcacaactaaccagcaagtgcactgggtcgtccaagtaataaaccttacgcaagtaagggtcgatcccacggagattgttggtatgaagcaagctatggtcaccttgtaaatctcagtcaggcagattcaaatggttatggatgatatatgaataaaacataaaacataaagatagagatacttatgtaattcattggtgagaatttcagataagcgtatggagatgctttgtctcttccgtctctctgctttcctactgtcttcatccagtccttcttactcctttccatggcaagctgtatgttgggcatcaccgttgtcagtggctacaatcccgtcctctcagtgaaaatgttcaacgtgctctgtcacagcacggctaatcatctgtcggttctcaatcaggttggaataaaatccattgattcttttgcgtttgtcactaacgcccagccttcaggagtttgaagctcgtcacagtcattcaatcattgaatcatactcagaataccacagacaatgtttagaccttccggattctcttgaatgccgccatcaattctagcttataccacgaagattctgattaaggaatccaagagataaacattcaagccttgtttgcttgtagaacgggaatggttgtcaggcacgtgttcataagtgagaatgatgatgagcgtcacataatcatcacattcatcatgttcttgggtgcgaatgaatatcttagaacaagaataagctgaattgaatagaagaacaatagtaattgaattaatacttgaggtacagcagagctccacaccttaatctatggtgtgtagaaactccaccgttaaaaatacataagaacaaggtctaggcatggccgagaggccagcccccatgatctaagaactagacatccaaagatgatcctaagatctaaagtgatcaaaagatgaaaatacaatagcaaaatgtcctatttgtagagaactagtagcctagggtttacaaagatgagtaaatgacataaaaatccacttccaggcccacttggtgtgtgcttgggctgagcattgaagttttcatgtgtagagacttttcttggagttaaacgccagcttttgtgccagtttgggtgtttaactcccattcttgtgccagttccggcgtttaatgccgggcagttttgagctgatttggaacgccgatttgggccatcaaatcttaggcaaagtatggactattatacattgctggaaatcccaggatgtctaatttccaacgcagttgagagcgcgccaattggacttctgtagctccagaaaattcacttcgagtgcagggaggtcagaatccaacagcatctgcagtccttttcagcctctgaatcagatttttgctcaggtccctcaatttcagccagaaaatatctgaaattacagaaaaacacacaaactcatagtaaagtccagaaaagtgaattttaactaaaaactaataaaaatataataaaaactagctaagacatactaaaaacatactaaaaacaatgccaaaaagcgtataaattaccCGCTCATCATGCatccaagatacttaaaacttttaacttttcgtatGAAGTTTTCTCCAATATTCACCTCTATATTAGGGTTTTTCCTTCTCAGATTGAACTTACACTCCATATATTTCGTCTTTCTACGGCTTATGCGGAGACCATACACTTACAGGGCTTCtctccataagtccaacttcttatttaagTCTTCTCTTAACTCTCCCAtaaagatgatatcatcagcaaaaagcatgcaccatggcatAGGCTattggatgtgctctgtgagtatTTCCAatactaatgtgaaaaggtatggacttaaggatgattcttggtgtaatcctataccaataaaaaatttctctgtcacaccaccttgagtcttcacactagttgtggccccatcatacatgtctttaattgcacaAATATATGTGATCCTtattctcctcttttctaaaaccttccataagacctcccttggcaccctatcatacgctttttccaaatcaataaacaccatatgtagatcccttttattactacgatacctctccaaCATCCTTCTTAgtaggtatatcgcttcagtggtagatctgcctggtataaattcaaattggttctctattacatgtgtctcttttctcaacctccgttctatcaccctttcccataacttcatggTATGACTCATGAGCTTGATCCCTTTATAGTttccgcaactttgtatatcccccttattcttgtaaataggtaccaaggtgctctttctccactcatcaagcatcttctttgaccttaaaatctcattaaaaatcttggttaaccagttgataCCTTTTTTCTCCAAGgcccttccaaacctcaatcgggatattatcaggtcctactgccctacaatttttcatctgctttagagccttttttacctcgaagtctcgaatccttcgatagtagcaaagttttg is a window from the Arachis stenosperma cultivar V10309 chromosome 3, arast.V10309.gnm1.PFL2, whole genome shotgun sequence genome containing:
- the LOC130970138 gene encoding OVARIAN TUMOR DOMAIN-containing deubiquitinating enzyme 4-like, giving the protein MPQSEKSFSNKLPIIWIPGDGRCLFRSVVYGACLRRREPSPSLNRQKELADDLRAKVVDEFIKRRADTEWFLEDDFDTYTGQMRKPHVWGGEPELLMSSHVLQMPITVVMEDKKSKNLKVIAEYGQEYGKDNPIRVIYHGYGHYDAFNNSNNTTYSQK